The Rhodobacter sp. genome segment CGAATTCGCGCGCCACCGCGATGATCTTTTCGCGGTCCACGCCGGTGATCTTTTCGGCCCAGGCGGGGGTATAGGGCAGGTCGTCGTCGAAATCCCCGGACACCCAGTCGCCGCCCAGACCGCGATCGAGGCCGTAATTCGCGCAGAGCAGGTCGAACACCGTCGCGACCAGCACCGTTTGCCCGTCGGCCAGCGTCACGCGGCGCGCGGGGATGTTGCGGGTCAGAACCTCGGGATGGGCGCATTTCACGAAATCGCCCGTGGCGGCGCCGCCGAAATAGGGGAAATCGACCCCCACCACGGTGTCGTGGTCGGCGTCCAGAATCTGGCTCAGCCGCAGTCTGGCTTCGGCGCCCCCGGCCCGTTCCTCGAGGTTCCACCGGCCCGCTTCGCCCCAGCGAAAGCCGATGGACCCGTTGGGCGCCACGATCCGGCCCGAGGTCTCGTCATAGGCGACGGTTTTCCAGTCGGGGTTGTTGGCCTCGCCCAGCTTGTCGTCGAAATCGTCGGCACGCAGCATCCGCCCCGGGACCAGGCGCCCCGCCGTTTCGTCCAGCCGCACCAGCATCGGCATGTCGGTGTATTTGCGGGCGTAGTCCTCGAAATAGGCGGCCTGCCGGTCGAGGTGATACTCGCGCAGGATCACATGGCCCAGCGCCATCGCCAGCGCCGCGTCGGTGCCGGCCTGCGGGTTCAGCCAGATGTCGCCGAATTTGGCGGCCTCGGAATAGTCGGGGCTGACGACGGCCGATTTGGTGCCGCGATAGCGCACCTCGGTGTAGAAATGGGCGTCGGGGGTGCGGGTCTGTGGCACGTTCGACCCCCAGAGCATCAGGAAGCCCGCGTTGTACCAGTCGGCCGATTCCGGCACGTCGGTCTGTTCGCCCCAGGTCTGCGGGCTGGCCGGCGGCAAGTCGCAATACCAGTCGTAGAACGACATGCAGGTGCCGCCCAGCAGGCTCAGGTAGCGCGACCCGGCGGCGTAGCTGACCATCGACATCGCCGGGATCGGCGAAAAGCCGAACACCCGGTCAGGGCCCCAGGTCTTCGCCGTGTAGGCGTTGGCGGCGGCGACGATCTCGGTCGCTTCGTCCCAACTGGCCCGGACGAACCCGCCCTTGCCGCGGGTCTTGGTGTAGGACGCGCGCAGCACCGGGTCGTTCTGGATCGCGGCCCAGGCGGCGACCGGCGTCATCGTCGCGCGCATCGTGCGCCAGGCGCGCATCAGGCTGCCCCGGATCAGCGGGTTCTTCACCCGGTTCGCGGAATACAGATACCAGCTGTAGGACGCACCTCGCGCGCAGCCGCGCGGCTCGTGGTTGGGCAGGCCCGCCCGGGTGCGCGGATAGTCGGTCTGCTGGGTTTCCCAGGTGACGACGCCGGACTTGACATAGATCTTCCACGAACAGGACCCGGTGCAGTTCACCCCATGGGTCGAGCGGACGATCTTGTCGTGGCGCCAGCGGTTTCTGTAGGTGTCCTCCCAGTCGCGGTTCTCGCGGGTGGTCTGGCCCCAACCGCCCGAGAAGGGTTCCAGCTCCTTGCGCTGAAGGAAGTTCAGTCTGTCGAGCAGATGGCTCATTGTGCGGTCCTTTCGGGTATCGGGGCGCGGGGCGGCGATCGGCGCCAGCCGCCCCGCGCATCGGGGTGTGTCATTGCGCGGGCAGGGGCGCGGTGCCGGCGGTGCGGCGCCCCTGTTCGATGTCGTGCAGCAGGCCGCCGCGGCGCGTGTAGAAGGCCCAGGTGATCGCCACGCAAAGCACGTAGAAGATCAGGAAGCACCACAGCGCGCCCATGGCCGAGCCGGTCATCGCGATCGAGGTGCCATAGGCCTTCGGGATGAAGAAGGCGCCATAGGCCGCGATGGCCGAGGTGAAGGCCACGATCGCGCCGGACTCCATGGCGATCTGCCGCTTGCTCTCGTCGCTGCCGAGGTTCGGCATCAGGCGCGGCACTTCACGGCTCATGATGACCGGGATCATCTGGAAGGTGGACGCGTTGCCCACGCCGGTCAGGAAGAACAGCGCCATGAAGCAGGCGAAGAAACCGATGAACGAACCCGTCCACAGGAAGGCGATCACGCCAAAGGTTGCCGCGATCATCGCCGCAAAGGTCCACAGCGTCACCCGGCCCCCGCCGAAGCGGTCGCTGACCCAGCCGGTTCCGGCGCGGCTCAATGCGCCGACCAACGGCCCGAGGAACACGTAGCTCAGCGCGTGCACTTCGGGAAAGGCCAGCCGCGTCAGCAGCGGGAAGCCCGCCGAATAGCCGATGAAGCTGCCGAAGGTGCCGGTATAGAGAATGCACATCAGCCAGTTGTGCTTGCGGCTGAAGATGATCGCCTGGTTGGCGAAACTGGCCCGCGCGTCGGCGATGTCGTTCATGCCCAGCCAGGCGGCGACGGTGGCCGCCAGGATGAAGGGCACCCAGACAAAGCCTGCGTTCTGCATCCAGAGCTGCCCGCCGTCGGACATGGTCTGCGGCTGTCCGCCCAGCGCGCCGAACACGCCGGCGGTGATGACGATGGGCACAAGGAACTGCATGACCGAGACGCCCAGGTTGCCCAGCCCCGCGTTCAGCGCCAGCGCGTTGCCCTTTTCGGCCTTGGGAAAGAAGTAGCCGATATTGGCCATGCTCGAGGCGAAGTTGCCGCCGCCAAAGCCGCACAGCAGCGCCAGCACAAGGAAGATCAGGTAGGGCGTTCCGGGGTTCTGCACCGCGTAGCCGATGCCCATGGCGGGCAGCAGCAGCGAGGCGGTGGACAGCGTCGTCCACAGCCGCCCGCCGAAGATCGGCACCAGGAAGCTGTAGAAGATCCGCAGCGTCGCGCCGGACAGGCCCGGCAGGGCCGCCAGCCAGAACAACTGGCCGGGCGTGAAGTCGAAGCCGATGGCCGGCAGGCGCGCCACCACGACCGACCAGACCATCCACACCGAAAAGGCCAGCAGCAGCGCCGGGATCGAGATCCAGAGGTTCCGGCGCGCGATCGCCCGGCCTTTCGCGTTCCAGAACTCGGTGTCCTCGGGGCGCCAGTCCTGCAACACCCGCGGCATGACGGTCTTGCCGGGCACGTGGATGGCCTGCATTTCCGGCAGGCTCGGCAGATCGTCCAGCGCCGTTCCGTGGGCCGCGCGCTCCATGGCGCGGATCGACAGGTGCATCCAGGTGACCGCGATCCCGACCAGGACGAAGAGGATCGCAAAGCA includes the following:
- a CDS encoding MFS transporter translates to MQTVTTSPPADQTRALSLSTIAFTACFAVWTIFSIIGVAIKAELDLSDTQFGLLVATPILTGSITRLFLGVWTERYGGRLVFSAQMILTAIATYLLTLADSYVMYLIAALGIGLAGGSFIIGVAYVSRWYDAGRQGTALGIFGAGNVGAAVTKFVAPFVMVAYGWHGVAYVWAAGLAIIGVLFFLLAKDDPELVERRRTGAKAPTLAEQFAPLRNLQVWRFSLYYFFVFGAFVALALWMPHYLIDVYGADVETAGMAAASFSLSASLFRAYGGHLSDKFGARQVLYWTFGFSLVLLFMLSYPPTDYVVQGKGGPIAFSTSMGFWPFVAVLFALGFFMSLGKAAVFKHIPVYYPKHVGAVGGLVGMIGGLGGFVLPIVFGATLDLTGIYTSCFAILFVLVGIAVTWMHLSIRAMERAAHGTALDDLPSLPEMQAIHVPGKTVMPRVLQDWRPEDTEFWNAKGRAIARRNLWISIPALLLAFSVWMVWSVVVARLPAIGFDFTPGQLFWLAALPGLSGATLRIFYSFLVPIFGGRLWTTLSTASLLLPAMGIGYAVQNPGTPYLIFLVLALLCGFGGGNFASSMANIGYFFPKAEKGNALALNAGLGNLGVSVMQFLVPIVITAGVFGALGGQPQTMSDGGQLWMQNAGFVWVPFILAATVAAWLGMNDIADARASFANQAIIFSRKHNWLMCILYTGTFGSFIGYSAGFPLLTRLAFPEVHALSYVFLGPLVGALSRAGTGWVSDRFGGGRVTLWTFAAMIAATFGVIAFLWTGSFIGFFACFMALFFLTGVGNASTFQMIPVIMSREVPRLMPNLGSDESKRQIAMESGAIVAFTSAIAAYGAFFIPKAYGTSIAMTGSAMGALWCFLIFYVLCVAITWAFYTRRGGLLHDIEQGRRTAGTAPLPAQ